A part of Rhopalosiphum maidis isolate BTI-1 chromosome 3, ASM367621v3, whole genome shotgun sequence genomic DNA contains:
- the LOC113557444 gene encoding calcium channel flower isoform X2 — translation MSMEDKVTNLWKRASDEGENRDEIPWHLKYGSRTLGTFAGIVNLFTGIWNGLGLIFLNTDCLFGGILQLLLGILLIALEAPFLCVFIDYMQKVSDVAENKPYWTRAIVYAGLSLVPLLLCFGPSTLIASALVFCTGLLYGLMSVGKKAPAEQMKTTASTLEP, via the exons ATG tCTATGGAAGATAAAGTCACAAATCTTTGGAAAAGGGCTAGCGATGAAGGTGAAAATAGAGATGAAATTCCTTGGCACTTAAAATATGGTAGTAGAACATTAGGAACATTTGCTGGCATTG TTAATTTATTCACTGGTATTTGGAATGGACttggattaatttttttaaacaccgaTTGTTTATTTGGTGGAATTTTACAACT ACTTCTTGGTATTTTACTAATTGCGCTAGAAGCACCTTTTCTATGTgtgtttattgattatatgcaGAAAGTCAGTGATGTCGCTGAAAATAAACCCTATTGGACTAGAGCTATTGTATATGCTGG GCTATCCTTAGTACCATTGCTTTTATGTTTTGGCCCAAGTACATTAATAGCCAGTGCTTTAGTATTTTGTACTGGTTTATTGTATGGTCTCATGTCAGTTGGAAAAAA ggCACCAGCAGAACAAATGAAAACTACAGCATCCACATTAGAGCCATGA
- the LOC113557443 gene encoding uncharacterized protein LOC113557443 gives MATINLDSILPWPEYFRQVLNSTSKPAFLKPIDGPKPEFNKELNEKVSLYQGDLTKLAIDVIVNAANSKLAGGGGVDGAIHKAAGRELLEECAKLNGCKTGCAKITKGYKLPAKYIIHTVGPKGENAEELQSAYQNSLDLAVEKKLRTIAFPCISTGVYGYPQEEASIVALKAIRDFLEHDHNLIERIIFCVFLDTDKEYYEKYLPLFFPLE, from the exons ATGGCTACGATTAACTTGGATTCCATTTTACCATGGCCGGAATACTTTAGACAGGTCTTGAACAGCACGA GTAAACCAGCATTTTTGAAACCCATTGATGGTCCAAAACCAGAATTTAATAAGGAGTTAAATGAAAAAGTATCTTTGTATCAAGGTGATCTAACAAAATTAGCAATAGACGTTATTGTCAATGCAGCCAATTCTAAGTTAGCCGGTGGAGGAggag TTGATGGCGCTATTCATAAAGCTGCTGGTCGAGAACTTCTGGAGGAATGTGCTAAATTAAATGGTTGTAAAACAGGTTGTGCCAAAATCACCAAAGGGTACAAACTCCCAGCAAAAT atattatacatacagttGGACCAAAAGGAGAAAATGCAGAAGAACTGCAATCAGCTTATCAAAACAGTTTGGATTTAGCTGTTGAAAAGAAGTTAAGAACAatt gcATTTCCATGTATTTCTACTGGtgtatatg gtTATCCGCAAGAAGAAGCATCCATTGTTGCCTTGAAAGCTATAAGAGACTTTTTAGAGCATGATCATAACTTG ATTGAACGTATAATATTCTGTGTATTCCTTGATACTGACAAAGAATACTATGAGAAGTATCTACCGTTATTTTTCCctcttgaataa
- the LOC113559021 gene encoding uncharacterized protein LOC113559021, with the protein MSEQLINENQAKLLTNTKTKNKNVIKNKRRRKKKKCVCCSRILRPDESLEKVVANDRMIFLSSIHPPVIAGHNNCIQAPIKTPKHRGFLLNLENYGVRWLPGAVTKYVAILMEQTKAGTLGPLPGRIRNNRKILD; encoded by the exons atgTCGGAACAATTGATTAATGAAAATCAAGCCAAACTTTTAACCAacacaaaaaccaaaaataaaaatgttattaagaaCAAGCGACggcgaaagaaaaaaaaatgtgtatgttgTTCCAGGATATTACGTCCAGATGAATCCTTAGAAAAAGTTGTGGCTAATGACAGAATGATATTCTTGTCTTCTATTCATCCTCCCGTCATTGCAGGCCACAACAATTGTATTCAAGCACCAATCAAAACACCCAAGCATAGAGGATTTTTGTTGAACTTGGAAAACTATGGA GTAAGATGGTTACCGGGTGCCGTGACCAAATATGTGGCTATATTGATGGAACAAACAAAAGCAGGAACTCTTGGACCATTACCGGGGAGGATAAGAAATAATAGGAAAATACTAGACTAG
- the LOC113557444 gene encoding calcium channel flower isoform X1 has product MSMEDKVTNLWKRASDEGENRDEIPWHLKYGSRTLGTFAGIVNLFTGIWNGLGLIFLNTDCLFGGILQLLLGILLIALEAPFLCVFIDYMQKVSDVAENKPYWTRAIVYAGLSLVPLLLCFGPSTLIASALVFCTGLLYGLMSVGKKGSREDMGAIASPVDNVSQPMGGHHTTLMEDPDVWRPT; this is encoded by the exons ATG tCTATGGAAGATAAAGTCACAAATCTTTGGAAAAGGGCTAGCGATGAAGGTGAAAATAGAGATGAAATTCCTTGGCACTTAAAATATGGTAGTAGAACATTAGGAACATTTGCTGGCATTG TTAATTTATTCACTGGTATTTGGAATGGACttggattaatttttttaaacaccgaTTGTTTATTTGGTGGAATTTTACAACT ACTTCTTGGTATTTTACTAATTGCGCTAGAAGCACCTTTTCTATGTgtgtttattgattatatgcaGAAAGTCAGTGATGTCGCTGAAAATAAACCCTATTGGACTAGAGCTATTGTATATGCTGG GCTATCCTTAGTACCATTGCTTTTATGTTTTGGCCCAAGTACATTAATAGCCAGTGCTTTAGTATTTTGTACTGGTTTATTGTATGGTCTCATGTCAGTTGGAAAAAA AGGATCTAGGGAAGACATGGGAGCTATTGCTTCTCCCGTTGATAACGTCTCTCAACCCATGGGCGGACATCACACAACTTTAATGGAAGATCCAGATGTGTGGCGTCCCACTTAA
- the LOC113555632 gene encoding uncharacterized protein LOC113555632 yields MNKLSNDKLVLSDKKKSKNGKGTTPKKIHRKIVKKQTEVVGKLLSTTIENVHPVQVKPKVQHKALSSTQGTVKKSITQSAVKKSLAPKVLAMTTEQTSTNLLKSRPIKKRPKELNSSTINKTEPKKIKLVKRVLKATPMTSKTTTTAMTTLAMPRVSAAMPHQLG; encoded by the coding sequence ATGAACAAATTATCTAATGATAAACTGGTGTTGAGTGACAAGAAGAAGTCTAAAAATGGAAAAGGAACCACTCCTAAGAAAATCCATCGAAAAATCGTCAAAAAACAAACAGAAGTGGTAGGGAAATTATTGTCGACGACTATTGAAAATGTCCATCCAGTGCAAGTGAAACCGAAAGTGCAACATAAAGCATTGAGTTCTACTCAAGGGAccgttaaaaaatcaattacacaATCGGCCGTGAAGAAATCGTTAGCGCCAAAAGTGTTGGCTATGACCACCGAACAAACATCAACCAATCTTTTAAAGTCTCGGCCTATCAAGAAACGTCCGAAAGAACTGAATTCCTCGACCATCAATAAGACCGAGCCGAAGAAGATAAAACTGGTGAAACGCGTTCTGAAAGCCACTCCTATGACGTCAAAAACAACAACGACAGCAATGACGACGTTAGCGATGCCGAGAGTCTCAGCGGCGATGCCACACCAACTAGGATAA